The region AAGAAGTACGGGATGACGTTTATTATTATACAGATCAGATCGTGAATATTTGCTTTATTGGTTCTCCCCATGCAGAGGAATGGTATCTGATTGATGCTGGGCTGCCATTTTCAGCATCGGAAATTCGCTCGGTTGTGAAGGAGCGTTTTGGAAAAGACAGCAAACCGACGGCGATTCTATTGACACATGGACACTTTGACCATGTAGGAGGATTGGTGGATTTGCTTAAAGCGTGGGATGTGCCTGTTTACGCGCATGAAAAGGAGCTGCCATTTCTGACTGGTGAAAAAAGTTACCCGGAACCAGACGGAACAGTGGAAGGTGGGTTCCTGGCAAAAATCTCTCCCATGTATCCAAATGAGCCGATTAATCTGGGCAATCATATCGAAACATTACCAATGGATCAACATATTCCGGGGCTGGCTGATTGGAAGTGGATCCATAC is a window of Lentibacillus daqui DNA encoding:
- a CDS encoding MBL fold metallo-hydrolase, which codes for MDNDMHKSKDNKMIPMTSIASGTGEEVRDDVYYYTDQIVNICFIGSPHAEEWYLIDAGLPFSASEIRSVVKERFGKDSKPTAILLTHGHFDHVGGLVDLLKAWDVPVYAHEKELPFLTGEKSYPEPDGTVEGGFLAKISPMYPNEPINLGNHIETLPMDQHIPGLADWKWIHTPGHSPGHVSFYREKDRTLIAGDAFITVRQDSFYKVLVQKEEVNGPPRYLTTDWYAAKESVKKLAELNPELVITGHGHYMEKDALTEGLQHLVENFDDIAVPDHGRYI